A single window of Ananas comosus cultivar F153 linkage group 17, ASM154086v1, whole genome shotgun sequence DNA harbors:
- the LOC109722744 gene encoding HVA22-like protein e, translating into MGQLWTILTHLHSLAGPTVMLLYPLYASIQAMETPTKLDDEQWLAYWILYSFLTLSEMVLESVIYWIPIWYELKLVFVAWLVLPQFRGAAFIYDKFVREQLRKQWSIKDVAKPSSPPSSSPSKDKDSSIKKKFVSFITPKKGAHEAY; encoded by the exons ATGGGTCAGTTGTGGACTATTCTCACTCATCTTCACTCCTTAGCTGG GCCCACTGTTATGCTCCTATACCCATT GTACGCATCGATCCAAGCCATGGAGACCCCGACGAAGCTCGACGACGAGCAGTGGCTAGCCTATTGGATCTTGTACTCCTTCCTTACTCTCTCCGAAATGGTGCTCGAGTCCGTCATTTATtg GATACCCATATGGTATGAGTTGAAGTTGGTGTTTGTGGCGTGGTTGGTGCTTCCACAGTTTAGGGGAGCTGCTTTTATATATGACAAGTTCGTGAGGGAGCAGCTAAGAAAGCAATGGTCCATCAAAGATGTTGCCAAGCCAAGTTCCCCCccttcttcatctccttctaAGGACAAAGACAGTAGTATCAAGAAGAAATTTGTATCTTTCATTACTCCTAAGAAG GGTGCACATGAGGCATACTGA